The following coding sequences lie in one Paenibacillus durus ATCC 35681 genomic window:
- the cobM gene encoding precorrin-4 C(11)-methyltransferase, which produces MKLEPKVYIVGAGPGDPDLITVKGLNILMKADLVLYTDSLVNEQLVSRAGSHAEVLQSSGMDLERMVEVMAEAVLAGKSVARVHTGDPAVYGAILEQMVLLKQRGIAYEIVPGVSSVFAAAAVLGAELTVPDLTQTVILTRAEGRTPVPEREKLRDLASHHCTIALFLSATLAKKVVKEFMEAGWSEDTPVAVVQRATWPDQKIVRTTLRHLDSDLRQAGIRMHAMILAGWALDPGMVDRDEHRSKLYDKSFTHGYRKGLAAND; this is translated from the coding sequence GTGAAGCTCGAACCGAAAGTGTATATTGTCGGCGCCGGTCCGGGTGATCCGGATCTTATAACGGTGAAGGGCCTGAACATCCTGATGAAAGCCGATCTTGTCCTATATACCGATTCGCTCGTCAACGAACAGCTGGTCTCCCGTGCGGGCAGTCATGCGGAGGTACTCCAGAGCTCGGGCATGGATCTGGAGCGGATGGTCGAGGTGATGGCAGAGGCCGTCCTGGCTGGAAAAAGCGTGGCCCGCGTGCATACGGGCGACCCGGCCGTATACGGCGCGATCCTGGAGCAGATGGTTCTGCTGAAGCAGCGCGGCATCGCCTACGAGATCGTGCCGGGCGTCAGCTCCGTTTTTGCTGCGGCAGCCGTACTGGGCGCCGAATTGACGGTGCCGGATTTGACTCAGACGGTCATCCTGACCCGGGCCGAAGGGCGGACGCCCGTACCGGAGCGGGAGAAGCTCCGCGACCTCGCCTCCCATCATTGTACGATCGCCTTATTTTTAAGCGCCACGCTGGCAAAGAAGGTGGTCAAAGAGTTTATGGAGGCGGGCTGGTCGGAGGACACGCCGGTCGCCGTCGTTCAGCGGGCCACATGGCCGGATCAGAAAATCGTCCGCACAACGCTCCGGCATCTCGACAGCGATTTGCGGCAGGCCGGAATTCGCATGCACGCCATGATTCTGGCGGGTTGGGCACTTGACCCGGGAATGGTCGACCGCGACGAACACCGCTCCAAGCTATATGACAAGTCGTTTACCCACGGTTACCGGAAAGGGCTGGCCGCCAATGACTAA
- a CDS encoding cobalt-precorrin 5A hydrolase translates to MTKPYAAVAITKHGVEMARSLAADFPGTDLYYMSKFARGDETELGYRLFEGSVKLILPDLFKAYKGLIIFISLGAVVRMIAPILEDKKKDPAVIVIDDRGQHVISVLSGHLGGANALTLEVAKALGARPVITTASDVQGTIPVDLFGRGFGWEIESFDKATPVSAAVVNEERIAVVQEAGETQWWTYDKPLPSHITVYGHAAEAVQAEFDAALVITDRLLEPGEEAALLNNGVLYRPKTLVLGIGCNRGTSAEEIEHTIISTLSELRLSVKSVRNAATIMLKKDEEGLLEVCRKYKWKLELYTPDELNEVPLKNPSETVYKYTGAYGVSEPAALRSSGAADWVLEKRKSGNVTLSIARVPFPSGGQVRV, encoded by the coding sequence ATGACTAAGCCTTACGCCGCCGTCGCGATCACTAAGCATGGGGTGGAAATGGCCCGGTCCTTGGCCGCCGATTTCCCTGGAACCGACCTTTATTATATGAGCAAATTCGCCCGGGGCGATGAGACGGAACTGGGATATCGACTGTTCGAAGGCTCTGTCAAGCTGATCCTGCCGGACCTGTTCAAAGCGTATAAAGGACTTATTATCTTCATTTCTCTTGGAGCTGTCGTCCGCATGATCGCGCCAATTCTAGAGGATAAGAAAAAGGACCCGGCGGTCATCGTGATCGATGATCGCGGCCAACATGTGATTAGCGTCCTTTCGGGCCATCTGGGCGGCGCCAATGCGCTGACGCTGGAAGTGGCAAAAGCGCTCGGCGCCCGTCCTGTCATCACAACCGCGTCCGATGTGCAGGGGACGATTCCGGTAGATTTGTTCGGACGCGGCTTTGGCTGGGAAATTGAAAGCTTCGACAAGGCGACGCCCGTCAGCGCTGCGGTGGTCAATGAGGAGCGGATCGCCGTTGTGCAGGAAGCGGGCGAGACGCAGTGGTGGACCTATGATAAGCCGCTTCCTTCGCATATTACCGTTTACGGTCACGCTGCGGAAGCGGTGCAAGCGGAGTTTGATGCGGCCCTGGTGATTACGGACCGGCTGCTGGAGCCTGGGGAAGAAGCCGCGCTGCTGAACAACGGGGTGCTGTACAGGCCCAAGACGCTTGTCCTCGGCATCGGCTGCAACCGGGGGACATCGGCGGAGGAGATCGAGCACACGATCATAAGCACATTGTCTGAGCTTAGGCTGTCCGTCAAAAGCGTACGCAATGCCGCCACCATCATGCTGAAAAAGGATGAAGAGGGACTTCTCGAAGTGTGCCGGAAGTATAAATGGAAGCTTGAATTGTATACACCGGACGAGCTGAATGAGGTTCCGCTGAAAAATCCGTCCGAAACGGTGTATAAATATACGGGCGCATACGGGGTCAGCGAGCCTGCGGCGCTCCGCTCATCCGGAGCGGCGGATTGGGTGCTGGAGAAAAGGAAGAGCGGCAACGTCACCCTTTCCATCGCACGCGTTCCATTCCCATCCGGAGGG